The Cyprinus carpio isolate SPL01 chromosome B17, ASM1834038v1, whole genome shotgun sequence genome has a window encoding:
- the timm9 gene encoding mitochondrial import inner membrane translocase subunit Tim9: protein MAAQVTESDQIKQFKEFLGTYNKLTENCFMDCVKDFTTREVKPEETSCSESCLQKYLKMTQRISMRFQEYHIQQNEALAAKAGLLGQPR from the exons ATGGCAGCTCAGGTCACTGAATCAGACCAGATCAAACAG TTCAAAGAATTTCTGGGAACCTACAATAAACTGACAGAAAACTGCTTCATGGATTGTGTGAAAGATTTCACCACAAGAGAGGTCAAGCCAGAAGAG ACTTCATGTTCTGAGAGCTGCTTACAGAAGTATCTGAAGATGACGCAGAGGATCTCCATGCGCTTTCAGGAATATCACATCCAGCAGAATGAAGCGTTGGCTGCTAAAGCCGGTTTATTAGGACAGCCACGATAA